The proteins below are encoded in one region of Silene latifolia isolate original U9 population chromosome 2, ASM4854445v1, whole genome shotgun sequence:
- the LOC141643369 gene encoding protein FMP32, mitochondrial-like, whose product MAASTAYRRLFKFGTNSILNSTKLKESTAARFRLHSSLSNNSRYGSRYIDTKHMSELVNANDKRLFIVDTYALVRRLEEQGFPPKQAEVLTGAITKVLNDSLESVAYFFVTKPEMHNYEVTRESSLATFKTEIQSSQEHHFSLLQRETEKLQDGIEKLRCELKYAVDKVTAGQKLDLNLERGRIRDELHNQSTETSKLTNKLDKEIHALKAQLESQKAEVLKYCTGTLVAISAVGIAMARVLL is encoded by the exons ATGGCGGCTTCTACAGCTTATAGGCGACTTTTTAAATTCGGCACTAACTCAATTCTAAATTCAACGAAATTGAAGGAATCAACCGCCGCTCGTTTTCGATTACATTCTTCGCTATCGAATAATTCGCGTTACGGAAGTCGGTATATCGATACTAAGCATATGTCGGAACTCGTCAATGCTAATGATAAGCGGTTATTCATCGTCGATACTTACGCTCTC GTGAGGAGATTAGAAGAACAAGGATTTCCGCCGAAACAAGCGGAAGTGTTAACTGGTGCGATAACGAAGGTGTTGAATGATAGTCTTGAGAGTGTGGCGTATTTCTTTGTCACCAAACCTGAAATGCACAAT TATGAGGTGACCAGAGAGTCGAGCTTGGCAACCTTCAAAACTGAAATACAGAGCTCACAG GAGCATCATTTTTCTTTGTTGCAAAGGGAGACAGAGAAACTACAAGATGGCATAGAGAAGTTACGTTGTGAATTGAA GTATGCAGTTGACAAAGTTACTGCTGGGCAGAAGTTAGACTTGAATCTTGAAAGAGG GAGGATACGGGACGAGCTGCATAATCAAAGCACAGAAACAAGCAAACTCACAAACAAGCTTGATAAG GAAATTCATGCATTGAAGGCACAGCTGGAGTCCCAGAAGGCTGAAGTGCTGAAGTACTGCACAGGTACCCTTGTAGCAATCTCAGCAGTTGGCATTGCTATGGCACGCGTCTTGCTTTGA
- the LOC141643368 gene encoding uncharacterized protein LOC141643368, with translation MDMEQEVLQFLGFFGICKEAIVIPFRHSKIFTKLTLTLIFPLSIIFLAHDGFSTFLSQKIITNEDTLDTTQLGTPAFNDEFNKISSELTTLWLIKLVYLLIALVFSLLSTSAIVYTVACIYTGKDISYKKVMSVVPKVWKRVMVTFLWSFGIMLVYNLVFSIAIIILLSLTHYPDISLSDLIVILIISLFYIIGFVHMSVTWQLATVISVMEDTYGIQAMAKSRTLIKGKSGSSAVIFLVFFHCLVGIEYIFERAEVTDRGSVGIGGKIGYGVLCLVGLTLLFLFGFVVQTIVYFVCKSYHHQNIDKSSLADHLEAYRGEYVPLTANNIQMEQFQV, from the coding sequence ATGGACATGGAACAAGAAGTGCTCCAATTCTTAGGCTTCTTTGGTATATGCAAGGAAGCCATAGTCATCCCATTTCGACACTCGAAAATCTTTACAAAGCTTACCCTTACCTTAATCTTCCCTTTATCCATCATCTTCCTAGCACATGATGGATTTTCCACCTTCCTATCTCAAAAGATCATAACAAATGAAGATACCTTAGACACCACGCAACTCGGTACACCTGCTTTTAACGACGAATTCAACAAAATCTCTTCCGAGTTGACCACCCTATGGCTCATTAAGCTCGTTTACTTATTAATCGCCCTTGTGTTTTCCCTACTTTCCACATCTGCCATTGTTTACACGGTCGCTTGTATCTACACTGGTAAGGATATCTCGTACAAAAAGGTCATGAGTGTTGTTCCTAAGGTTTGGAAAAGGGTCATGGTCacatttttatggagttttggtATAATGTTAGTCTATAATTTGGTTTTTTCCATAGCAATAATCATTTTATTATCCCTTACTCATTATCCTGATATTAGTTTATCAGATTTAATAGTAATATTAATCATCTCGCTTTTTTATATAATCGGGTTTGTTCATATGAGTGTTACATGGCAACTGGCCACTGTTATTTCTGTCATGGAAGACACATACGGCATACAAGCAATGGCGAAAAGCAGAACCTTGATCAAGGGCAAATCAGGAAGTTCAGCCGTGATTTTCTTGGTATTCTTTCATTGCTTGGTGGGGATTGAATATATATTTGAGAGAGCTGAGGTTACTGACAGGGGTAGTGTCGGAATTGGAGGTAAAATTGGGTATGGAGTTTTATGTTTGGTAGGGTTGACTTTGCTCTTCTTATTTGGGTTTGTTGTTCAAACAATCGTCTATTTTGTGTGCAAGTCGTATCATCATCAAAATATCGACAAGTCTTCTTTGGCTGATCATCTTGAGGCTTATCGCGGGGAATATGTTCCtttaactgctaataacatacAAATGGAGCAATTTCAAGTCTAA